DNA from Canis lupus familiaris isolate Mischka breed German Shepherd chromosome 9, alternate assembly UU_Cfam_GSD_1.0, whole genome shotgun sequence:
GGGGGAGGCAGGATGATGATGCACACCCAATCCTTGGAGTCCAACAGAACTGAGTTCAAGTCGAGGTTCTAGAATTCACTAgctatgggggcacctgggtggctcagtcagttaagcatcttccttcagctcaggttatgatctcagggtcctaggattgagccctgcatcaggctcgcctgctcagcatagagtctgcttttccctctgcccctctctcagctcattatctctctccctctctccctctctctctctctctcaaataaataaataaaatctaaaattcacTAGCTGTGAAGTCTCAGgcaatctctctgagcctctattcatctgttaaaataaaaaaaaaaggaacagccaTATTCGGGCCTTTGGAAAGATTAAGTGAGAGAATACGCCTGGCACATTGTAGGGGTTCAAGAAAACTTAGTTCCCTTCCTTGCTGTCTGACAGTGTGCAACTGGCTGGGGCCTGGCTGGTAATGATGGCTTCCATTTAACGAGTGTCTTCTATGTTCTAGGCATCAtccttaatcctcacaactctgaGGTAGCTATTACTTTCCTTACTTCaaagttgaggaaactgaggttcagagaggttaaggcactcacccaaggtcacacagccagtgagtggcCAAGCCAGTATGACAACCCAGGCCTCTCAGATGCCACAAGACCCTTGTGTATCAGTAATTCCCAACGTCAGTAGACACCTTCTCATCCTTTCTCCTTTCAACCTTATAGAGCCCCTCACCTAAGTCTCCAGCAGTTTATTCCTCCTCAACTACTCCAGCCAGGGCAGGtggagtgggaagggggagaCTTCCGGCCTGCTCAGAAGTCCAAACTCTCAAAGTTTTCTCTGCCTTCAGCATCCTCATCTTCATGGCCCTTAAGAACAGTAAAACTGGGAGCCTTCCTGTCAGCGAGATCTACAATTTCATGACGGAGCACTTTCCCTACTTCAAGGTGAGCCCAAGATCCACCCTAATCTTACCACCCCGAGTCCTGGGCTAGCCAGGCCTCTCTGGAGCCAAAGGGTTCAGTTAGAAGGCAGAGCAAGGGTCAGAGTGAAAGCCAGGAGAGGGTTTGCCTCCTCCATGCATCCTCTTGTCTCCACTTCAAAAAGTCCTAGGTCATTCCGCCGAGGTTACACAGCAGTCCAGGAGTCAGATCTATGCTGGTGGAAAGCAGACATGTCGGCCCGGATAGGCTTCAAGAATCATCCACCTATCCCAAGTGGAGAGGAAGAGCTTGGGAGAACTGAGAGAccatccccacccctggccccaggaTGCTGTAGGGTTAGAGGAATCTGAGTAAGAGCTAGCCAGCCAGGGTGGCatgggatcctgggaccacagaaCCCGCTGCCTTCCAGGGAGAGATTAAGATCTGCCTCTGTGGGTGGCAGGCTCAGCGGCAGTTCTGCCAGAAAGCGGGGTGTGGGCTTCATGGTCTTCAAGTGTCCCAGGgaactgggtggctcacttgacCTTCCCAAGTACAGTATCTAGTTCCTCTCATCCACTGAGGGGGCTTCTGAGGGCTCTACTGGACTAGAGGCAGGAAAGATGCCCTTCTCTCCAGATGGGCAAACACATCAGAAGGGGTGATCCACCTACTCAAGGGCACACAACAGAGGGGATCGGCTGTTGGCTCAAGCAGTTTGGCTTCACACATCAACcgcttccctcccttctctgcatGCCCCCATACCCTCCAGCACAGACCTcttctttgggggtgggggcagagatcAGAGCTTGTGTGTGAGGAGTGTCTTCTCCAAGGTCCAGACCCTGGTGGAGATAATCTTGCCTGCTAACCAGGCAGGAGGTAGATGCTGAGGCCCAGGTCCAGAACTCATCTCCATCTGCCAGTAGGGGGATTTTGCCCCCACTCTCTTCTCAGTTGTCCTACCTGAGGATAATCTGAAGCTGATACTCAAACAAGTTTGTACTTGCTGCATTGCCATCAAATGAGGAGTGGGCAAGATGACCAGAGTGGTCTGGCCAGGAATGGAAAAGTATGGTCATCTTTCTACCAGTGATtctggaagggagaggaggagggaggagagttGTCTCTGGGATTTGAGAAGCATCAAAGCCAGCATCCAGGGCTGCCCCTATATCCCAACAGATCTAGAGACGAGACCCTCCCTATGCCCTATAGCTTGTGGAGGGTCCTCTATAGGGCTTCACGGGGCCAGGCCAGAGAGAAGGAAGTGAGGGCCCTGCCCTGTTCCTCTCAGCCATTCCTCCCTGCCAACTCCcggcctggcccccagcccctccctgcatCTCATCTTCCtggcttaattattttttctgggaGCCGTGTAATCCCTGTTTTATGGGGCTGAAGAGTGAAGAGGtctaacaactttttttttttttttggttctagtTGTTGTTCTTAGCCAATTGCATCACTCCCTCACTCTTGAGTTTACATTTGACTTCAGAGAGAAAGCATCTGTGAGGATGGGACGGGCCCCAATGGGGAAGCCAGCACTATAGGGTGACCTGGGCAGGGCCCTTAATAAGGGGACAGAGCTGGAGTCTGGGCTCTGTCACTGCCTCCTGTGTGATCTAGGGCCAGCCTCTTTCttccctggacctcagtttcccaatctgtaaaatggTCAGGTTGAACCAGTTGGCACATACATTCCTTCCAACTCAGACGGCTCCCCTCTCACCTACCTAAGGAATTAGTTCAAAGATCCCCTGTCCCCTTTATCACTCACTCTTCATTTGAAGGTCATTTTTCTGGGTAAAAACAGAGTGGACCCTGGGGCAGGTGGCATTCATGCCCAAGGCAGCTGAGGTGGGCGTCCTGTAGCCCCATGAGTCAGGGATGTGGGACTGGGGAAGTGTCCAGCCACTGGACATAATTATTAGTGCTGACCATCCTTCTTCCAAACAGGAagtggctggggcgggggctgccCTGGCATCCCAAAGTCACAGATTTATGGGCCTATAAAAAGGCCCAGTGCACATTAACTCTGCCCATCAGGCGACACGGCCTGGACTTCTAGTAGGAACTGTTGTGGGAGTTGACGGTGAATCCCCAGCTGACCAGTCTGGTGGCTCCAGAATCCCTCCTTATGACCCTGCGAGCCTTGGGGGTCATCTCaaccagcccccagccccaggccagctGCCCCCTGAGAAAGGCTCCAGCAGCTCCTGCCAGCAACTTGCAGTGACGCTGGCATTGGGACCCAGTTCTGCTGGGCGTGATTCAGCCTGGCTGCTCCCTGGGGcaagggagctggggaggagggagtggcCGCCCCTCATTATGCAGAAACTGCAGGCTGAAAGGGAAAAGGGACCAGGGGGTGAGGGTATGGGGGCCCCACTGGCTGGAGCAGATGCTTTGCCCGTAACCCTGCTGGGCCCAGGACTATCACAGAGGCTGGAACAGAgctggaagggggggtgggggtacccACTGGCACCCCTGCCGCCACCTCTCACCCAACTGAGTCAGCCTAATGGTTTTTACAACCCTCCCTGGGTACAATTATTGCACTGGTGGTATGACCAGGCCTCCTAATGGGTGTTTATTCTGTTGGCACGagccccccccactccccacctgaGGGCTGGCCTCCCCACCCGGGCACgcctcccaggcaccctcatGTGAACattcacacccacacacacatgcacaatcgTGGATACCCCCACATACCCAGAGAGACTTTCTCACACACAAACATCCTCACACTCAAATGAATTCACAGACCCACACAGGAGACAAGCTTACACCAAGGAGACATACTCAGGGACACATGCGTACACATACACGTACACATAGGCAAGCtatccctccccccccaaccaaaacacacatatacacacaatatatgaGCAACATGTGCACACATCCAAATACAACctcatccatttttcttttctcctgagtTTGCTCAAGCAGGGATGAGGCAGACCCAGGAAAGGAGCATTCCTCAGCTTCCTCCCATTCCAAAGCTGGCCTTGGGGAGACCTGAGAGTTGTGAGGGGTCCTAGCACAGCCTGAAAACCAGGGGCACTGGTCCAACTCCAGAGGAGGAACCAGCCCTCCCTTTATGAACCATCCCAATAATCCTCTGAAGGGTcagccagaggtgggggtggcaTTGAAGGCAGATTTTAGGTGAAAATAATTTGTAGTCAAGGTTcctgcctgccccttccccaccactgAAGGGTACCAAGCATGGGCTGGGTGCTGAGGAGGATGACAAGCCCCAGAAAGGGTGGTGGTTCTGTGTCCAGAGGACAAAGAAGTTTTCTGGAGCCCAGACCTGGCTCAGGCTTGTTGACCCTGGCCTGAACTTTGTCTTGCTCTGCTCTGGCAGACAGCGCCTGACGGCTGGAAGAATTCTGTTCGCCACAACCTGTCTCTTAACAAGTGCTTTGAGAAAGTGGAGAACAAATCAGGCAGTTCCTCTCGCAAAGGCTGCCTGTGGGCCCTCAATCCGGCCAAAATTGACAAGATGCAGGAGGAGCTACAGAAGTGGAAGAGGAAAGACCCTATTGCTGTGCGCAAGAGCATGGCCAAGCCAGGTAAGAGGCTGAGGGGGCAATGCAAGAGAGGGCCCAGGGTGCCCCGGAGCTGAGGGGGGTGCAGGGCGGGGTGGAGGGAGGAAttgggtggcagggagggagagagggagagaagctgagcTAGTGAACTGATTAGTGAGAGTAGCCTGAGTGGTTCCAAGGCTGGGGACAGATTGTGGGGAAAGGGAATTCTCATGgtatccctctctcttttctcttgggCCTTTTCAGAAGAGCTGGACAGCCTCattggagagaagagggagaagctgggttCCCCATTGATGGCCTGCCCACCCCTGGGTCTGGCAGGCTCAGGCCCCATCCGACCCCTGGCCCCTCCAGTGGGGCTCTCCCAGCCACTGCATCCAATCCACCCAGCTTCGGGCCCCATTCCTGGCAAGAACCCCCTGCAGGACCTACTTGGGGGGCACGTCCCCTCTTGCTATGGGCAGACATATTCACACCTCTCACCGGGCCTGGCCCCTCCTGGACCTCCGCAGCCATTGTTCCCACAACCAGATGGGCGCCTTGAGCTGCGggcccagccaggcaccccccaggACTCGCCTCTGCCTGCCAACACCCCACCCAGCCACAGTGCCAAGCTGCTGGCTGAGCCTTCCCCGGCCAAGACCATGCATGACACCCTGCTGCCAGATGGAGACCTTGGCACTGACCTGGATGCCATCAACCCCTCGCTCACCGACTTTGACCTCCAGGGTGAGCAGGGCTGAGAAAAGGAAGGTGGGACAGGACTGCACAGATGCATCTGGCAGTGTGGCCCATCCCCTCCAAGGCTCCAGGACATGACCTGCTAGCTGCCAGGTTTCTGatcaatggaaacagaaaaatcctGAGCTGGCAAGGGGTGCCAAGGGGTGAAGAGGAATGTTCTTGCCCTATCTCCCTTCTCCTGGTGCCCCTGAACATGTTCCCACTGACCCCATCGTCTAGCCACTCTCAGCTTTGGGGAGGTGGGAAAGAGCCCAGTGTTATATTCCATATTGGCTGTGAGTGACTGCCAGTCTGAAGTGGTTGCATCttctcattcatcttttaatgcagaaggagagagatctTCCCCCAGGAAGAGTGTAAGGCTTCAGAACTAGGCAGGTCCTGGAGAGGTTTGGCAGGAGGAGTCCGGGAAGAGGTTCTATCAATTCCATTCCATTTTGCCTGCTTTTTTCTACACGTGGTCAAGCCCACCCATTCAGATCCAGTGCTTGCCCAGGCCCTGGTCCTGGCCACAAGAGGTTTGGAGGGGGTACTGACCCAGGCCTCAGACCCCCCAGGTGCACTGGGCTGGGGGGACATCCACAAGCAGGTGGAGACAGCTGGCCCTCACAGAGCTCCGGGCTGTGTGGAGGAGATGGCTCAGGTCTTGGTAAGCATGTTAGAAACATGCAGCTAGATCCTCAGCCCCGTCCAGAAGTGGGGAGCATGCTCAACACTCACAATCAGCCATCATGCGAGTTGCTTTACCAGTGCTCCAGGCTCCACTTCTCCCCCTCAGGCCTACAGTGGAGGAACCCCAGGGAGCTAAGCACAGCCAGCTCACTGGGTTCAGCATGTTGTTGGAAGATCCTTGGTTTTGGCTGCAGGCGCACCTTCCTTAGGAGTTTGGGCaggagccccggggaggggggcagttcCAGGGACGCCCTCTGCAGGCTACTCCAGGGTGCACAGCGTAGGCATAAGCATCAGcccttccttatttatttatttatttatttttaagattttacttatttatgagacagagagagagagagaagcagagacataggcagaaggagaagcaggctccactcagggagcctgatttgggacataatcctgggactctgggatcacaccctgagccagagacagacacttaaccgctgagccacccaggcatcccgtgtcAGCTCTTCCAATAGGTCAGCTCTCAAGTCCTTGCCCACTTCACCTCCCTCGAAAAAAAGAGCCCCAGAGATCATCTTAAAGCTATGGCAGAGGAATATGAGAGTTCTAGCAACTGCCTGGTGCCAAGGGTCTGTTCCCCCATCAAGGTAACCCCAATCCTGCTCTCTTTAGCACACAAGAGCCATGGAGTGGGGGGAGACAGGGCTCTTTGGTACCTCCCAGTGACTCCTGATCTCTCTCCCAACTAGGAAACCTGTGGGAACAGCTGAAGGATGACAGCTTGGCCCTCGACCCATTGGTACTGGTGACCTCATCCCCAACATCATCGTCAATGCCGCCACCTCCGCCACCTACCCATTGCTTCCCACCTGGGCCCTGTCTGGCAGAGACAGGCAGTGGGACCGGCGACTTGGCACCACCAGGCAGTGGGGGCTCCGGGGCACTGGGTGACCTGCACCTCACCACCCTCTACTCAGCCTTCATGGAGCTGGAGCCCACACCCCCCACAGGCCCCTCTGTGTACCTCAGCCCCAGCTCCAAGCCCATGGCCCTAGCATGAGCCATGTCCAGCAGCAGCTCCAGCCTGTCTGGCCTGGAAGTCCCAGCTGGCCGCCCACAACGGGCCCACCTTAAAGGTCAAGGAAGGAAAACCATCCCTGTCCCCTATGCCACTAAGCCAACTGCTAGCTGGCAGCCGGGATGAAGAAGACACCACCACTGCCCCTCACACATTTCTGCCATCTGGTGAGCCAGCTCCTCACTCAGGGTCCCGGAAGACCAAGTGTCtgggcaagaaaaaaacaaacacactctCCTTAACTCACACTCATCCACACTTAAGTAAGGCCTTCTTCATaatatgtgcatgcatatgcacacacacacaaacacacatacacacagagttaGACACGCCCACACCCACATACCTTCTATCCAGAGGAATCAGAACTCTATCACTGAGAGCTTGACTCCATTTCTGAGGCAGctgagggtgggggggagcagggggcctAAGGTCCTCATGCCAGTGCCAGGATCACCTTGAAACCCTATTCTGATGTCCACATTCTCTTCAGGACTGGCCCCTTCTAGTATGTTCTCTCCCAGAAGCCCCCTGTATTTATTCTCCCATCTCCATCCCAGCAACTGGTCAAGGAGGAGTAGGTGTGGAGCCTCTCCCCAAGTCTTCTGTGGGCCCCTCGGGGGGCTGCTATTAGCACCCACCCTGCCAGGCTCTCCCCATCCTCAGTATATTCTCTGTCTCACCTCCCCCAGAATGACACACAGGAGGGGTAACGGCCACCCCAGGACCAAACTGAGCCCACTTCTGACACAAAGTGTTTGGAAAAGCCCTTGCCCTCAGAACCTTAAAAGTATCCTCTTCACCAGCCCCGGGTGCAGGAAGGGCCCCTCCAGGGCACTACAGTCTCACTCCTTCTCTATAAGAACTTCATATAGTTTAGGTCTCAACTTACTAATTACTTCCAACTGTCCCAGGCAGCCCAGGGAATTCAGGGAACGGGAGTCTGATAcaggctggcaggggtggggcggggggttgacgcctccctctctctgactgCTGGGCAGACCCAGGATGTCCCTGGAGCTAGGGAGTGTGGCCCAGTTGCCTGCCATGCTCTACTGGAGAGCCAAGCCGGAGTTTCGGCCTACCCTGGGTCTGGGGGTGACAAGAACCCCCAGAGGTTAGCCTGGGTTTGGTAAGGCACAAGCAAATCCCTAGGTGGCCTGACCTGGAACAATAAAGCAAGTACCTGTGGTCTTGGCTTCCGAGATTTCATTTCCGAATTTCCCCTCCTTGGGCACAAAGGCCAGGCCACACTAACTGTAGATGCCCTGCATCTATGATGTCACCCTGACCCTCATTCTGTACCCTGAAGTTTCCAAATCCGAAGAGTGAGGCATCTAGGGGGAATTCCTGACCAGtctggaggaggaacagagggcaGGTGGGCCGTGCCTCTTCCCAGAACTTCCCATAAGAAGGAAGAGGATTCCCTCCCCCTACACCCTTTCCTACTGAGATTCACTACCTTCCTCCTCAAACCGCTCCATCTCTTCACACAAGAAGGGATCACTTCCCTGTCCAGGCTGTGCCTTCCTGTCCCCAATCTGTCCACGGCTGGGGTGTGGGTTCTGCAGGTGCCACGAATGGAGCCTAGCCTGCTGCTGTGTGCACTGCAGGCCCTGGAAGGTGGCCTCTGGAGGGCCAGGGGCCCACTCCACTGCACTTCAAACTCACCTCCCAGGTACCACCTCCAAACGGACTGCTGTGACCAGAGAGCAGACTGAGAGGGAGCCCTACACTCTGCCTGAACAGGGATGGGGCAGTTGTGGGAGACAATAGCACACATATGCCCTTCAAGTCTCAGAGCAGCCCCACATGGGGACTCTGACCAGAGTTCTTCCAGGGGCCAGGCCTGGAGGCTGGTCAACACCACCTGCCTACCCCAGAGGATAGCTCTGTAGAAGACACCATTAATAGAGCCCCACCCTACAAGCAGCACCCTCCCTATAGCCTAGCCCCTATAGGACAGGGTGGGTGGGAAATGGGAGGAGATATGGCCAGCCAGTACACGGAGAGGAAGAcctgcctgccccagcccagTCCCGACTATAAAGGAAGGGGCGAAGGCTCTCTTACAAAACCTCCCAGCTCAGGTGGCGAATCTCCTCCAGACACTCATacctctgtccccagggcccaTATGGCACACCAACAAGCGAGCTGGCACCCACACAAGCAAGGCAGGTGGCAAACGGAATTGTGGGTCtcgtgtttgtttttgtttgtaaccAGACTGGcccttaaacttttaaaactggACTGCAGCTGCTCTGGGAGCCGGGCCCCACACTCCCATTCATATGCTGCCCCCTGCTGGCCGCCTCTCACCAAACGGTCACAGTTTTAGGGTGAGCGGAATGGAAGGACGCAGGTTCTGGAAGAGTTCACCTTTTTTGGGGAGAGGGGACTCTGAACATAGGGTTCTAAACCTGGTTAGCTCATGGGTTCATTAAACTCaatgaagaggggcacctgggtggctcaggcggttaagcagCCTTGAGATgtgtcctgcattgggctctgcactcagtgcccatctacttgagattctctctctctccctctgcccacccccaccaccaactCACactcatgagctctctctctaaaataaatttaaagaatttttagggatccctgggtggcgcagcggtttagcgcctgcctttggcccagggcacaatcctggagacccgggatcgaatcccacgtcgagctccctgcatggagcctgcttctccctctgcctgtgtctctgcctctctctctctctctctctctctgtgactatcataaataaataaaaataaaacaaaagaatttttaaattggatgaaGAAATTATACCTTCACTTTCACTCATCTCGACTTCAAATGTAGTATTTCCCTCAATTATGAATGTCAGCAATGAATCACAATAGCTTTACTAGAATCTGTGATTCTGTCATAAGGTAGAGAAATCACAGATTAGAAATcacagatgtttttatttttttaaaagattttacttatttattcatgagagacacagagtgagagacaggcagagacagaggcagagagagaagcaggatccatgcagggagcccgatgcggggctcgatcccaggaccgcaggatcatgacccgagctgaaggcagatgctcaaccgctgagccacccagggatcccatagatgtttttatattatatcaCAGATGCTgcaggatagacatatagatttCTATTATATGGTTTTTAGTACCTAAAATATTCAGGATTACCACATATTTTATAGTCAGAAAAACGTTATTGTCTATAGGCTTCAGCAGACAATAACAAAGGGGTCcatgacacacacaaaaaataaagtactctTGCTTTAGTTGCAGAGtggtgaggggtggagggtggcTCTTAATGGGAGAAGCCCGGTTAGGTAGGAAAGGGCTGGGGGTTCAGATAGCAACTCTTTACCATCTGGTAGGGAAGCACTGCAATATTTTACAGTGGGTTTGGCACCCCCAACACGCACCATGCAGACCAGCCTGGGTAGGCATGAATAGTGGGTCCCTTGGGCTTTCTTGCCCAACCCAGGCAGTGGGGTCCTCATGACACTCCCAAGAAGCCAAAGCAAACAAATCTGGCCCACTTCAAAGAAGTGAAATCTGAGGTCCAGATCCAGCAAGGCCCACAGACTTTCAAGGTCAATAGCTCATCATCATCAGAGTCAGGACTAGACCCACCCCTACcctgtcttctccctccttctgcccaggGATCCTCTAGGTTCCTAGAGAAAGTGCCAGGAACCAAATGTATCAAGTTGCAACATTGGCAGCAGGACCAGTGCCAGAGACATGAAGACTTAAAAGGAGACAGGGGGCCAAGGCTTTTCCCAGCCGAGCTCCTCCTCCAGGCCCAAGGGACATAAGACTCTCAAGGTGAGCGCCAATCTGGTACCTGCTCCAGGGATGAGGACCTCAGCCCAACCCAAAACCTCAACCCAGTTTGACTTACCAGGCCCAGTTAAGATTGATACCAGGGTGGTAGTGGAGCATCCTCTTCCTGACAACTGGTGGCCTAAAAGTCCATCTTGCTATAGCTTCTCTGTAGActtggttttttgaaagatttatttatttatttatgatagacagagagagagagagagagaggcagagacacaggaagagggagaagcaggctccatgccgggagcctgatgcggaactcgatccagggactccaggatcacaccctgggccaaaggcaggccctaaaccgctgaaccacccagggatccccttctctgTAGACTTGTAACCCCATAAACAACACCTCCAACTCCAATACTTTGTATACCCACACAGCTTCATCTGCAAACCCGCCCCACACCCAGCCCATGCTTCTTCCTCACTTTTGTGACAAGAGTTCCTAAGCACTCGCTTCTTGGTGAAATTTTCTTCCCCCAGCTTCTAACATATACTACTACAGAATAGGCTTCTGCTCCCGCCTCTCTGGCTGCCCTTCCTATCTCCTTTATgggttcctctccctctgtcctgctctCACTCACTAGCCTTCCCTAGGGTTACATACTCCCATCCAGTGACCCTTAGTTGGGAGGTGTGGACTGTTTGCATGGAGTGCCCCATTAATTGGAAGGCATTTGGCATTCCTGTCCCCTGCTCATTAAACACCAGTAATGCTAGTTGGGCATCCCATAACTCAACCACTATCACAGCGTCAGCAACTGCTTTGTAGCCGCTGATCTCCAAGGATCTCCAAGGATCACCATCTCCAGACTGCTTCTGGTCTTGTGGCTCAATTTCCTGTCTCTTTCCGAACACCCCTTCAGGACATCTGTACCACACCACAGCACGTCCCAACCTGAACTCATGTCCCCCTCGCACCCGCCTTGATCCAACTTGAGTTCCCAAACCCAGTGACAGCACCCCTTCCTACCCCAACACTCAGGCTGTGGACTGGGCTTCAGCCTTGACTCCTCCCTGTAACATTAACTTTCCCGAAGGCACCTGATACATTTTGCCTCTAGACCTCTGCTTTTATGCTCTCTCCTGTGCCAGAATGCTCACCCAATCAGCCTGAGTGCTCCTGCTCCAATACTGCCTCCTCCAAGGATCCTCCCCAGATCCCTCCAAGCAGGACTCTTGCTCCCCTGTAAGCCCAGTCCACCTTATCCCTGGGAACAAGTGTTTGTGTCTTACTCATTTTAGAATTcccatggggcagcccagggcctgaccccagcCAGGGCTCCACAGAACCCACATAAATTCCAGCACTTCTAGGCCTGTCAGAGGGTGAGGTTAAAGCCTCAGCCCAAAGAGCACAGTCACCAGCCATATCCAAATTAGTGCCTGAGAACAGTGTGAGCTCTCCGCCTCCTTCAGTTCCTCAATTTTCTCCACTAATGAAATTAAGAGCTCTTCTGGGTCTGAGGCAGTGCTGGGGGCAGCCAGGTCAGGGGGTTCCCCCAAGGCAGCTGAGTGCAAGGAGATGGCTCTAGACCTTGGCCCAAACTGTGTCCACCTTGTCTCTCTGAGGAGGGCTAAAAGCACAACATAGTAGTCCTTGTGGTCTCTGGGTGGGGGAAGTGGGCTAGAGATCAGGCCACCTCCCCACACCTCCCGTCCACCCTAGAGTGGAGGGCCTTTGTCCCAGCCTCTGTTTTGCCAGAGTTGGCTATGACTGAGCAGAAGCGTTCCCTCTCAGGGCCTGGGTCTCCATCTTTATCAAAGGAAAAACCCTTTCCAGCTGCAACACGCACTAAATGCTGACTCTAGATGCTGAATATGATGCCAGAGTGTAAATGATTAGGGGACAGGAGGATTTGGGAGCAATATtattggcacacacacacacacacacacacaccccgccatGCTGGTCCACagccaaagaacagaaaaggagagagtTTATTGAAAACTATATACAGTTGGTCCGTCCCTACCACAGG
Protein-coding regions in this window:
- the FOXN1 gene encoding forkhead box protein N1, producing MVSLLPPQSDATLTGPTRLEGEPQGDLMQAPGLPGSPAPQNKLAGFSCSSFVPDGPPERAASLPPQSPSVASPGPEQVHCPAGPGPGPFRLSPSDKYPSFGFEEGPASSPGRFLKGSHGPFHPYKRHFHEDVFPEAQTALALDGHSFKTPGALEAFEEIPVDVGEAEAFLPGFSAEAWCNGLPYPSQEHSPQVLGSEVKVKPPALETGPGMYCYQPPLQHMYCPSQPPFHQYSPGGGSYPIPYLGSSHYPYQRIAPQASTDGHQPLFPKPIYSYSILIFMALKNSKTGSLPVSEIYNFMTEHFPYFKTAPDGWKNSVRHNLSLNKCFEKVENKSGSSSRKGCLWALNPAKIDKMQEELQKWKRKDPIAVRKSMAKPEELDSLIGEKREKLGSPLMACPPLGLAGSGPIRPLAPPVGLSQPLHPIHPASGPIPGKNPLQDLLGGHVPSCYGQTYSHLSPGLAPPGPPQPLFPQPDGRLELRAQPGTPQDSPLPANTPPSHSAKLLAEPSPAKTMHDTLLPDGDLGTDLDAINPSLTDFDLQGNLWEQLKDDSLALDPLVLVTSSPTSSSMPPPPPPTHCFPPGPCLAETGSGTGDLAPPGSGGSGALGDLHLTTLYSAFMELEPTPPTGPSVYLSPSSKPMALA